The proteins below are encoded in one region of Tessaracoccus aquimaris:
- the argF gene encoding ornithine carbamoyltransferase, which translates to MNLHGRSFLKELDFTPDEWRSLLDLSAELKAQRREGREDRRLVGKQVALLFEKTSTRTRCAFEVAMADQGGTTTYLDPSGSQIGHKESAADTARVLGRWYDGIEYRGTGQDIVETLAASAGVPVYNGLTDDWHPTQMLADQLTMLEHCDKPLNEIAFAFLGDARNNVGNSLLISGALMGMDVRMVAPASQHNAEEVVAQARRIAAETGARITVTDDVAEGVRGVDFVYTDVWVSLGEPKEVWAERIELLRPYQVNAELLAATGNPQVKFMHCLPAFHDLETSVGRDLKEQFGIEGVEVTDDVFESDASIVFDQAENRMHTIKAVLVATLAG; encoded by the coding sequence ATGAACCTGCACGGCCGCAGTTTCCTCAAGGAACTCGACTTCACCCCCGACGAGTGGCGCTCGCTGCTCGACCTGTCGGCCGAGTTGAAGGCGCAGCGACGCGAGGGTCGTGAGGATCGGCGCCTCGTCGGCAAGCAGGTCGCGCTGCTGTTCGAGAAGACGTCGACGCGGACCAGGTGCGCCTTCGAGGTCGCGATGGCGGACCAGGGCGGCACCACGACCTACCTGGATCCCTCCGGGTCGCAGATCGGACACAAGGAATCGGCCGCCGACACGGCCCGGGTGCTCGGCCGCTGGTACGACGGCATCGAGTACCGCGGCACCGGCCAGGACATCGTCGAGACGCTCGCGGCCAGTGCCGGGGTGCCGGTCTACAACGGGCTGACCGACGACTGGCACCCGACGCAGATGCTCGCCGACCAGTTGACGATGCTCGAGCACTGCGACAAGCCGTTGAACGAGATCGCCTTCGCGTTCCTGGGGGACGCCCGCAACAACGTCGGCAACTCCCTGCTGATCTCTGGGGCGCTGATGGGCATGGATGTGCGGATGGTCGCGCCCGCCTCGCAGCACAACGCGGAAGAGGTCGTGGCGCAGGCGCGCAGGATCGCCGCGGAGACCGGCGCGCGGATCACCGTCACCGACGACGTCGCCGAGGGTGTCCGGGGCGTCGACTTCGTCTACACCGACGTGTGGGTCTCGCTCGGTGAGCCGAAGGAGGTGTGGGCGGAACGAATCGAACTGCTGCGCCCGTACCAGGTCAACGCGGAACTGCTCGCCGCAACCGGCAACCCGCAGGTGAAGTTCATGCACTGCCTCCCGGCGTTCCACGACCTGGAGACCTCGGTCGGCCGCGACCTCAAGGAGCAGTTCGGCATCGAGGGCGTCGAGGTGACGGACGACGTCTTCGAGTCGGACGCGAGCATCGTCTTCGACCAGGCCGAGAACCGGATGCACACCATCAAGGCGGTCCTGGTCGCCACCCTCGCCGGCTGA
- a CDS encoding alpha-ketoacid dehydrogenase subunit beta — MNESLTMAKALNRGLRRALQADPKVLLAGEDIGKLGGVFRITEGLQAEFGENRVVDSPLAESGIIGTAVGLAMRGYRPVVEIQFDGFVFPGFAQIVTQVAKMNMRTGGRTPMPMVIRIPFGGGIGAVEHHSESPEGYFAHTPGLKVVSPSNANDAYWMIQQAIQSNDPVVFMEPKRRYHVKGTVNFSAKPQPMHQAAIARYGTDATLICYGPMVKTCLDAAAVAEEEGTSLEVVDLRTISPIDWVTLISSVRRTKRAVVVHEAPRTLGIGSEIAARLHEDLFYVMESPVMRVAGYDMPYPPARVEEEYLPSVDRILDVVDQSLAY, encoded by the coding sequence ATGAACGAGTCGTTGACGATGGCAAAGGCCCTCAACCGCGGCCTGCGCCGCGCGCTCCAGGCCGATCCGAAGGTGCTGCTCGCGGGCGAGGACATCGGCAAGCTCGGTGGGGTCTTCCGGATCACGGAAGGGCTGCAGGCCGAGTTCGGTGAGAACCGCGTTGTCGACTCCCCGCTTGCCGAGTCGGGCATCATCGGAACCGCGGTCGGCCTCGCGATGCGCGGCTATCGGCCCGTCGTGGAGATCCAGTTCGACGGGTTCGTGTTCCCCGGCTTCGCCCAGATCGTCACCCAGGTCGCCAAGATGAACATGCGCACGGGTGGCCGCACACCCATGCCGATGGTGATCCGCATCCCATTCGGCGGAGGCATCGGCGCCGTCGAGCATCACTCGGAGTCGCCGGAGGGCTACTTCGCCCACACGCCCGGCCTCAAGGTCGTCTCCCCGTCGAACGCCAACGACGCGTACTGGATGATCCAGCAGGCCATCCAGTCCAACGACCCGGTCGTCTTCATGGAACCGAAGCGCCGCTACCACGTCAAGGGCACCGTCAACTTCAGCGCCAAGCCGCAGCCGATGCACCAGGCGGCGATCGCCAGGTACGGCACCGACGCGACACTGATCTGCTACGGCCCCATGGTCAAGACCTGCCTCGACGCCGCCGCCGTCGCCGAAGAGGAGGGCACCTCGCTCGAGGTCGTCGACCTGCGCACCATCAGCCCCATCGACTGGGTGACGCTGATCTCCTCCGTGCGTCGCACCAAGCGGGCCGTCGTCGTCCACGAGGCGCCCCGGACGCTCGGAATCGGGTCCGAGATCGCCGCGAGGCTGCACGAGGACCTCTTCTACGTGATGGAATCCCCGGTGATGCGGGTGGCGGGCTATGACATGCCCTACCCGCCCGCACGGGTCGAGGAGGAGTACCTGCCCTCCGTCGACCGCATCCTCGACGTCGTCGACCAGTCGCTGGCCTACTGA
- the pdhA gene encoding pyruvate dehydrogenase (acetyl-transferring) E1 component subunit alpha — protein sequence MRGQSHDMVQLLTPDGERVHNEDFEFTGSTEDLVGYLRDMILARRFDAEATALQRHGELGLWTPLIGQEAAQVGSARALRTPDVVFPSYREHAVAMVLGLPYSNLLSMFRGCDGGDWERLETFKNYQIVIGCQALHATGYAMGLQLDGAVGNENPDDNAAVIVYHGDGAASQGDVNEAYVFAASYNAPVVFFCQNNQWAISEPIALQSRIPLFERAKGFGFPGIQVDGNDVLAVKAVSDWALERARNGEGPAFIEAFTYRMGAHTTSDDPTKYRESSDDEEWRGRDPILRLTRYLEKEGAIDDEWLAKVEEDAKVLGAEVRATIPQLKDTTMDRLFETVYAEPTVALEAQRREYAEYAAGEDA from the coding sequence GTGCGCGGTCAGAGCCACGACATGGTGCAGTTGCTCACTCCGGATGGTGAGCGCGTCCACAACGAGGATTTCGAGTTCACTGGCAGCACGGAGGATCTGGTCGGCTACCTGCGCGACATGATCCTCGCCCGCCGCTTCGACGCCGAGGCGACGGCGCTGCAACGCCACGGCGAGTTGGGGCTCTGGACGCCCCTGATCGGTCAGGAGGCGGCCCAGGTCGGCTCGGCGCGCGCGCTGCGCACCCCTGACGTCGTGTTTCCGTCCTACCGCGAGCACGCCGTCGCGATGGTGCTCGGCCTCCCGTACTCCAACCTGCTCTCGATGTTCCGCGGCTGTGACGGCGGCGACTGGGAGCGCCTCGAGACGTTCAAGAACTACCAGATCGTGATCGGCTGCCAGGCCCTGCACGCCACCGGCTACGCCATGGGGCTGCAACTCGACGGCGCCGTGGGCAACGAGAACCCCGACGACAACGCCGCCGTCATCGTCTACCACGGAGACGGCGCCGCCAGCCAGGGTGACGTCAACGAGGCCTACGTGTTCGCCGCCTCGTACAACGCGCCCGTGGTGTTCTTCTGCCAGAACAACCAGTGGGCCATCTCCGAACCGATCGCGCTCCAGTCGCGCATCCCGCTGTTCGAGCGTGCCAAGGGCTTCGGCTTCCCGGGCATCCAGGTCGACGGCAACGACGTGCTCGCCGTCAAGGCCGTCAGCGACTGGGCGCTCGAACGGGCCAGGAACGGTGAGGGCCCGGCATTCATCGAGGCGTTCACCTACCGGATGGGCGCCCACACCACCTCCGACGACCCCACCAAGTACCGCGAATCCTCCGACGACGAGGAATGGCGCGGCCGCGACCCGATCCTGCGGCTCACCCGGTACCTGGAGAAGGAGGGAGCCATCGACGACGAGTGGCTCGCCAAGGTCGAGGAGGACGCGAAGGTGCTCGGGGCTGAGGTCCGTGCGACCATCCCCCAGTTGAAGGACACCACCATGGACCGGCTGTTCGAGACGGTCTACGCCGAGCCGACCGTCGCGCTCGAGGCCCAGCGCCGCGAGTACGCCGAGTACGCGGCAGGGGAGGACGCATGA
- a CDS encoding DUF4282 domain-containing protein, whose translation MSNQQWNSGQGSNEWAPQQGNEWGAQQGGQQDWNQQGTNQEWGQAQPQGSAQEWNQQASAQEPQAPASGQEWGQQGTDWNQQGTTDWGQQAQASAQEWNQQGAGQQGASQDWNQAQPQGSAQDLNQAQPQASAQDWNQQGANQDWNQQQAQASAGGDWQGQQQDWNQQQQPQASAQDWNQQQAQASAGGDWQQAAPAQDWNQQQGGQQDWNQQQNWQGNQQGGFLPQQQQGFHGQPAAAKPSPFDFSFKQLSLPSAAGMIFMIGVIALGAEWLFSFIALLVDGNTMGFEGGDASVMGIISALIGGLAAVVFKILVLRVLIEIGIAGAKLLKKSEEPKDEA comes from the coding sequence ATGTCGAACCAACAGTGGAACAGCGGCCAGGGCTCGAACGAGTGGGCGCCGCAGCAGGGCAATGAGTGGGGCGCCCAGCAGGGTGGCCAGCAGGATTGGAACCAGCAGGGCACTAACCAGGAGTGGGGACAGGCTCAGCCGCAGGGCTCCGCGCAGGAGTGGAACCAGCAGGCGAGCGCACAGGAACCTCAGGCGCCGGCCAGCGGCCAGGAGTGGGGCCAGCAGGGCACCGACTGGAACCAGCAGGGCACCACCGACTGGGGTCAGCAGGCTCAGGCCTCCGCGCAGGAATGGAACCAGCAGGGCGCCGGCCAGCAGGGCGCGAGCCAGGACTGGAACCAGGCCCAGCCGCAGGGCTCCGCACAGGACCTCAACCAGGCTCAGCCGCAGGCCTCCGCGCAGGACTGGAATCAGCAGGGCGCCAACCAGGACTGGAACCAGCAGCAGGCTCAGGCCTCCGCCGGCGGTGACTGGCAGGGTCAGCAGCAGGACTGGAACCAACAGCAGCAGCCGCAGGCCTCCGCCCAGGACTGGAACCAGCAGCAGGCGCAGGCCTCCGCCGGTGGCGACTGGCAGCAGGCTGCCCCCGCCCAGGACTGGAATCAGCAGCAGGGCGGCCAGCAGGACTGGAACCAGCAGCAGAACTGGCAGGGCAACCAGCAGGGCGGCTTCCTGCCTCAGCAGCAGCAGGGCTTCCATGGGCAGCCCGCCGCGGCGAAGCCCAGCCCCTTCGACTTCAGCTTCAAGCAACTGTCGCTGCCGAGCGCCGCTGGCATGATCTTCATGATCGGCGTGATCGCGCTGGGTGCCGAGTGGCTGTTCTCCTTCATCGCGCTGCTGGTCGACGGCAACACGATGGGCTTCGAGGGCGGCGACGCCTCCGTCATGGGCATCATCTCCGCCCTGATCGGCGGCCTGGCTGCGGTCGTGTTCAAGATCCTCGTGCTGCGCGTGCTGATCGAGATCGGCATCGCCGGCGCGAAGCTCCTCAAGAAGTCCGAGGAGCCCAAGGACGAGGCGTAA
- a CDS encoding dihydrolipoamide acetyltransferase family protein yields MLRQFMLPDPGEGLLEAEIVAWRVTVGQSIEVNDVLVEIETAKSLVELPSPFAGTVTGLLVAEGTTVEVGTPIVEIQDDEADADEAGPNLVGYGASESAPSRRRRRGRGTEERAGASEALSAAYEPHEPGRRTDEVHPATAVTAEAEGDPLPTPGRAPAESQLVLASDAGAAKAKPPVRKYAKDLGVDLADVVGTGPDGTITRRDVEAAAAFRFLDEQPREGRIINDNASFQSGPTFDAGPREEPASYAGTSFSGSNFGGGFGPTEGLGGFDPFEGRAERRVPIKGVRKLTAENMVRSVNTHVHVTEWTTVDVTGTMEFVERLKERREFSGLRVSPLLIYAKAICLALGRNPDLNTSWDEERQEIVYYRDVNLGIAAATPRGLMVPNIKAAQRLSLLELCQSINRLVQVSREGKLQPGDYAHGTFTVTNVGVFGIDAGTPIINGDESAIFCMGAIQRRPWVVGEGAAERVEPRSVTTLAVAFDHRIIDGEQGSRFLHDVASILAEPAMALLY; encoded by the coding sequence ATGCTGCGCCAATTCATGCTGCCGGATCCCGGTGAAGGGCTGCTCGAGGCCGAGATCGTCGCATGGCGGGTGACCGTCGGGCAGAGCATCGAGGTCAACGACGTGCTCGTCGAGATCGAGACCGCGAAGTCGCTCGTCGAACTACCGTCGCCCTTCGCGGGCACCGTGACGGGGTTGCTGGTCGCCGAGGGAACCACCGTTGAGGTCGGCACCCCCATCGTCGAGATCCAGGACGACGAGGCCGACGCCGACGAGGCCGGCCCGAACCTGGTCGGCTACGGCGCCAGCGAGTCGGCACCGTCGAGGCGCAGGCGCCGAGGGCGGGGAACCGAGGAGCGCGCCGGGGCGTCGGAGGCCCTGTCGGCCGCCTACGAACCCCACGAGCCGGGGCGCCGCACCGACGAGGTGCACCCCGCCACCGCCGTCACGGCCGAGGCCGAGGGCGACCCGCTTCCGACGCCCGGCCGGGCGCCCGCCGAGTCGCAACTGGTGCTCGCCTCGGACGCCGGGGCCGCGAAGGCGAAGCCCCCGGTGCGCAAGTACGCAAAGGACCTGGGTGTCGACCTCGCCGACGTCGTCGGCACGGGCCCCGACGGCACCATCACGCGCAGGGACGTCGAGGCGGCGGCCGCATTCCGCTTCCTCGACGAGCAGCCGCGCGAGGGTCGCATCATCAACGACAACGCGTCCTTCCAGTCCGGCCCCACCTTCGACGCCGGCCCGCGCGAGGAACCGGCGAGCTACGCGGGCACCTCGTTCAGCGGTTCGAACTTCGGGGGCGGCTTCGGCCCGACCGAGGGACTCGGAGGGTTCGACCCGTTCGAGGGTCGCGCCGAGCGACGGGTGCCGATCAAGGGCGTCCGGAAGTTGACCGCCGAGAACATGGTGCGCTCCGTCAACACGCACGTCCACGTGACCGAATGGACCACCGTCGACGTGACGGGAACCATGGAGTTCGTCGAGCGGCTCAAGGAGCGCCGCGAGTTCTCCGGCCTGCGGGTGTCGCCGCTGCTGATCTACGCGAAGGCCATCTGTCTCGCGCTTGGCCGGAACCCCGACCTGAACACGTCGTGGGACGAGGAGCGCCAGGAGATCGTCTACTACCGCGACGTGAACCTCGGCATCGCCGCGGCGACGCCACGCGGGCTGATGGTCCCCAACATCAAGGCGGCCCAACGCCTGAGCCTGCTGGAGTTGTGCCAGTCGATCAACCGGTTGGTGCAGGTCTCCCGCGAGGGGAAGCTTCAGCCGGGGGACTACGCACACGGGACGTTCACCGTCACCAACGTCGGCGTGTTCGGGATCGACGCGGGCACCCCGATCATCAACGGGGATGAGTCGGCGATCTTCTGCATGGGCGCGATCCAGCGCAGGCCGTGGGTGGTCGGCGAGGGGGCGGCCGAACGGGTCGAGCCGAGGTCCGTGACGACGCTCGCGGTGGCGTTCGATCACCGGATCATCGATGGTGAGCAGGGGTCGAGGTTCCTGCACGACGTGGCATCGATTCTGGCGGAGCCCGCCATGGCCCTGCTGTACTGA
- a CDS encoding bifunctional metallophosphatase/5'-nucleotidase, whose amino-acid sequence MTKRTTATFAASALVASGLTFASFAPTATADVKECVAADDTITVFGFNDFHGRVFNDLAKLDDPSGYLAGRLFTPVEQARAAQGEDHVLLLSSGDNIGASTFVSMMADDNPTLDIMNAAGLEASTVGNHEFDKGWSDLAGHVAGKATGFSYLGANVYTKGTTTVPAPLKSYDIITKAGVDIAIVGAVTGDVPSLVSPGGITDLTFGDPVEAVNRVTAELLDGDPANGEADIVLASFHEGAANSKLTAAENAASSTAFDDIYRKVDKRVSAIFNGHTHQLYSWDDVNGRPLLQAKSYADNLAQLDLEVDTTAKALCSATGSTIKAAAASDESFPRIKQINEIAAAAYTVAMEKGQRVIGDATEAISTPLEGNADTRFVESPMSNMVAQMFKETLGADDDTFIGVQNPGGTRDSFDKGDITFREAALTLPFANSLFTTQITGAQFKTVLEQQWQRDPEGQVPSRPFLALGLSDNVSYTYDESLPEGSRITSIMLNGQPIDPAGTYTIGSGSFLISGGDNFVELAKGKNTADTGRTDLETWVAWVEDNSPHSPDYTMRGVSTKAPAGPLVVGGPALTFTFGQALKDGVAPQTLDMLLAPEGAKVSPQLFNSTIEAYLGSTLIGTGKVTDGAGTVSVQLPAGFALPASKARVASETQMLRFVVKESGTEIWWPMKVQDKAPTPTPTPKPPTKPGPPSTGV is encoded by the coding sequence ATGACCAAGCGGACCACGGCGACCTTCGCCGCGTCCGCCCTGGTGGCGAGCGGCCTGACGTTCGCGTCGTTTGCCCCGACCGCTACGGCGGACGTCAAGGAGTGTGTCGCCGCTGACGACACGATCACGGTGTTCGGCTTCAACGACTTCCACGGCCGCGTCTTCAACGACCTGGCCAAGCTCGACGATCCGTCTGGCTACCTGGCGGGCCGCCTGTTCACGCCCGTCGAGCAGGCGCGCGCCGCCCAGGGCGAGGATCACGTGCTGCTCCTCTCCTCCGGCGACAACATCGGCGCCTCGACGTTCGTGTCGATGATGGCCGACGACAATCCGACCCTCGACATCATGAACGCCGCGGGTCTCGAGGCCTCCACCGTCGGCAACCACGAGTTCGACAAGGGCTGGAGCGATCTGGCCGGGCACGTCGCGGGCAAGGCCACCGGGTTCTCCTACCTGGGCGCCAACGTGTACACCAAGGGCACCACCACCGTGCCTGCGCCCCTGAAGTCCTACGACATCATCACCAAGGCGGGCGTCGACATCGCGATCGTCGGCGCGGTCACCGGCGACGTGCCATCGCTCGTGTCGCCCGGCGGCATCACGGACCTGACCTTCGGCGACCCCGTCGAGGCCGTCAACCGCGTCACAGCAGAACTCCTCGACGGCGACCCCGCCAACGGCGAGGCCGACATCGTGCTCGCGTCCTTCCATGAGGGAGCCGCGAACAGCAAGCTCACCGCCGCGGAGAATGCCGCCTCGTCAACCGCGTTCGACGACATCTACCGCAAGGTCGACAAGCGCGTCTCCGCGATCTTCAACGGCCACACGCACCAGTTGTACAGCTGGGACGACGTCAACGGCCGGCCGCTCCTGCAGGCAAAGTCCTACGCGGACAACCTCGCCCAGTTGGATCTGGAGGTCGACACCACCGCCAAGGCGCTCTGCAGCGCGACAGGCTCGACCATCAAGGCCGCGGCGGCCTCCGACGAGTCGTTCCCCCGGATCAAGCAGATCAACGAGATCGCCGCGGCGGCCTACACGGTCGCCATGGAGAAGGGCCAGCGGGTCATCGGTGACGCGACCGAGGCCATCTCGACGCCGCTTGAGGGCAACGCCGACACCCGCTTCGTCGAGTCGCCGATGAGCAACATGGTCGCCCAGATGTTCAAGGAGACCCTCGGCGCCGACGACGACACCTTCATCGGCGTGCAGAACCCCGGCGGCACCCGCGATAGCTTCGACAAGGGAGACATCACCTTCCGTGAGGCCGCCCTGACGCTGCCGTTCGCGAACTCGCTGTTCACGACCCAGATCACCGGAGCGCAGTTCAAGACGGTGCTGGAGCAGCAGTGGCAGCGCGACCCGGAGGGCCAGGTGCCCTCGCGACCGTTCCTGGCGCTTGGACTCTCCGACAACGTGAGCTACACCTACGACGAGTCGCTGCCGGAGGGCTCCAGGATCACGTCGATCATGCTCAACGGGCAGCCGATCGATCCCGCGGGCACCTACACCATCGGCTCCGGATCCTTCCTGATCTCCGGCGGCGACAACTTCGTCGAGTTGGCCAAGGGCAAGAACACCGCGGACACGGGTCGCACGGACCTGGAGACGTGGGTCGCGTGGGTCGAGGACAACAGCCCACACAGCCCGGACTACACGATGCGTGGCGTCTCGACGAAGGCACCTGCTGGCCCGCTGGTCGTCGGCGGCCCTGCGCTCACGTTCACCTTCGGCCAGGCGCTGAAGGACGGCGTGGCCCCGCAGACGCTCGACATGCTGCTCGCCCCGGAGGGCGCGAAGGTCTCGCCGCAACTGTTCAACTCGACGATCGAGGCCTACCTCGGGTCGACGCTGATCGGCACCGGCAAGGTCACCGACGGTGCGGGAACGGTATCCGTCCAGCTTCCCGCCGGGTTCGCCCTGCCCGCGTCGAAGGCACGTGTCGCGAGCGAGACGCAGATGCTGCGCTTCGTGGTCAAGGAGTCCGGCACCGAGATCTGGTGGCCGATGAAGGTCCAGGACAAGGCGCCGACGCCGACCCCGACGCCTAAGCCCCCGACGAAGCCCGGACCGCCGTCGACCGGCGTCTGA
- a CDS encoding low molecular weight protein-tyrosine-phosphatase, with protein MSKLVFVCWGNICRSPMAERVARREVRERGLDVTVESFGISSEESGSPVDRRAVKTLRSHGYDADGHRARKVQPADLLEADLVVAVEPFQVDRLLAMAPGANVALLNDFDPAKPKGEALIDPWYGDQAGFEETLADIEAAMPGILDAVAD; from the coding sequence ATGAGCAAGCTCGTTTTCGTCTGTTGGGGCAACATCTGCCGCTCGCCGATGGCGGAGCGGGTGGCGCGTCGCGAGGTCCGGGAGCGCGGCCTGGACGTCACCGTCGAGAGCTTCGGCATCTCGTCGGAGGAGTCGGGCAGCCCCGTCGACCGGCGGGCGGTGAAGACGCTCAGGTCGCACGGATACGACGCAGACGGGCACCGTGCGAGGAAGGTTCAGCCCGCCGACCTGCTCGAGGCGGACCTGGTGGTCGCCGTCGAGCCGTTCCAGGTCGACCGGTTGCTCGCGATGGCGCCGGGGGCAAACGTCGCGTTGCTCAACGACTTCGACCCGGCCAAGCCGAAGGGGGAGGCGCTGATCGACCCCTGGTACGGCGACCAGGCGGGCTTCGAGGAGACGCTGGCCGACATCGAGGCAGCGATGCCGGGCATCCTGGACGCGGTCGCCGACTGA
- a CDS encoding EcsC family protein, whose product MDTQNQAVALTEGITANVFHEILELAIEGKGKLPGAKHAAKSLLVQRNDAELAISRMVTTHIAMASGQGFATNWGGFFVSLVTIPANMAAASFLQARLVSGIAHLRGYELSDPRVRTAILMVMLGPSGNAELISKGVLPSSPMVVATAPVFDARLDRQVSKALLDRSLNQMTGKRFGVWLGKRIPFVGGGVGAAVDGWSTRSIALHAMEEFPSRRPKLTRTVVETG is encoded by the coding sequence ATGGATACGCAGAATCAGGCGGTTGCGCTCACCGAGGGCATCACGGCCAACGTGTTCCACGAAATTCTTGAGCTGGCGATCGAGGGAAAGGGCAAGCTGCCCGGCGCGAAGCACGCCGCCAAGTCGCTGCTCGTGCAGCGCAACGACGCCGAACTCGCCATCTCCCGGATGGTCACGACCCACATCGCGATGGCCAGCGGCCAGGGCTTCGCGACGAACTGGGGCGGCTTCTTCGTCTCGCTCGTCACCATCCCCGCCAACATGGCGGCGGCCTCGTTCCTCCAGGCGCGGCTGGTCTCCGGCATCGCGCACCTTCGCGGCTATGAGCTCAGCGACCCACGGGTCCGCACCGCCATCCTGATGGTGATGCTCGGCCCCTCCGGCAATGCCGAGCTGATCTCCAAGGGGGTGCTGCCGTCCTCCCCGATGGTGGTGGCGACCGCCCCCGTGTTCGACGCCCGCCTCGACCGTCAGGTCTCCAAGGCCCTGCTCGACCGTTCCCTCAACCAGATGACGGGCAAGCGGTTCGGCGTGTGGCTCGGCAAGCGCATCCCGTTCGTCGGCGGTGGCGTCGGTGCGGCGGTGGATGGCTGGTCAACCCGCTCGATCGCCCTGCACGCCATGGAGGAGTTCCCGAGCCGCAGGCCCAAGCTGACCCGCACCGTCGTCGAGACCGGCTAG
- the alr gene encoding alanine racemase, which produces MLTRFHVDLDALHHNLQVARELSGGRQVLAPVKANAYGHGLVPVARSIQERRSAEWLGIAIVAEGQQLRAAGITLPMLKFSPTLPEELAAAIAADITLSVGDLASIDQAQAAAAAAGRMIDVHLKVDTGMRRVGAEPDEAAALARRIDAAPNLRLEGIFTHLPISDIDEGDDFTTAQLQRFHATVDAVEAEHGPVDLVHAANSGAVLGHDLGRSNLVRPGIMLYGSYPDVVGARPADLRDVGRWTSRVNFIKPILAGETVGYGRSWVAQRDTWIATVAVGYGDGYSRQFSSRGRMLIDGRSYPVAGRVCMDQTMIDLGPEPTGVRVGDEVVLMGSSGDQRIGVEELATVMGTITYEVTCLITERVPRLY; this is translated from the coding sequence ATGCTCACCCGGTTCCATGTCGACCTCGACGCACTGCACCACAACCTGCAGGTCGCCCGCGAGCTCTCGGGCGGGCGACAGGTGCTCGCCCCCGTCAAGGCAAACGCCTACGGCCACGGCCTGGTCCCCGTGGCCCGGAGCATCCAGGAGCGACGAAGCGCCGAATGGTTGGGCATCGCGATCGTGGCCGAAGGGCAACAGCTGCGGGCCGCGGGGATCACCCTGCCGATGCTCAAGTTCTCCCCGACGCTCCCCGAGGAGCTCGCCGCGGCGATCGCCGCGGACATCACCCTCAGCGTCGGCGACCTCGCCTCGATCGACCAGGCGCAGGCCGCAGCCGCGGCAGCAGGCCGCATGATCGACGTGCACCTCAAGGTCGACACCGGGATGCGCCGCGTCGGCGCCGAGCCCGACGAGGCGGCCGCCCTCGCGCGCCGGATCGATGCCGCCCCGAACCTGCGACTCGAAGGCATCTTCACGCACCTGCCGATCAGCGACATCGACGAGGGTGACGACTTCACCACAGCCCAACTGCAGCGCTTCCACGCGACGGTGGACGCCGTCGAGGCCGAGCATGGCCCCGTCGACCTGGTGCACGCCGCGAACTCGGGGGCGGTGCTTGGCCACGACCTCGGCCGCAGCAACCTCGTCCGCCCGGGAATCATGCTGTACGGGTCGTACCCCGACGTGGTGGGCGCCCGTCCGGCCGACCTCCGCGACGTCGGACGGTGGACCAGCCGCGTCAACTTCATCAAGCCGATCCTCGCCGGGGAGACGGTCGGCTACGGCCGCAGTTGGGTCGCGCAGCGCGACACCTGGATCGCGACGGTGGCCGTCGGCTACGGGGACGGGTACTCGCGACAGTTCTCCTCGCGCGGCCGGATGCTGATCGACGGCCGCTCCTACCCCGTCGCGGGCCGCGTCTGCATGGACCAGACGATGATCGACCTCGGCCCCGAGCCGACCGGCGTGCGGGTCGGCGACGAGGTCGTCCTGATGGGCAGCAGCGGAGATCAGCGGATCGGCGTCGAGGAGTTGGCGACCGTGATGGGCACCATCACCTACGAGGTGACCTGCCTGATCACGGAGCGGGTGCCCCGCCTCTACTGA
- a CDS encoding response regulator transcription factor, which translates to MQILVVDDDQAVRDSLARSLTYSGDEVQTAADGVEALAKLVSYTPDAIIMDVMMPRLDGLETTRMLRDGGNDTPILILTARDAVGDRVDGLDAGADDYMVKPFALDELLARLRALTRRSKPTPEAESKVLNFQDVTLDTQHREVTRGGQHISLTRTEFALLQVFMENPRRVMERNTLLNEVWGFEFPTTANSLEVYIGYLRRKTEAGGRPRLIHTVRGIGYVLRETPP; encoded by the coding sequence ATGCAGATCCTGGTGGTAGATGACGATCAAGCCGTCCGCGATTCCCTTGCGCGTTCCCTGACCTATTCCGGTGACGAGGTGCAGACAGCCGCCGACGGGGTCGAGGCCTTGGCGAAGCTTGTCAGCTACACGCCGGACGCGATCATCATGGACGTCATGATGCCGAGGCTCGACGGCCTCGAGACGACCCGGATGCTGCGCGACGGCGGCAACGACACCCCGATCCTGATCCTGACCGCCCGCGACGCCGTCGGCGACCGCGTGGACGGCCTCGACGCGGGCGCGGACGACTACATGGTCAAGCCCTTCGCCCTTGACGAGTTGCTCGCCCGGCTGCGCGCTCTCACCCGGCGTTCGAAGCCGACGCCCGAGGCCGAGTCAAAGGTGCTCAACTTCCAGGACGTCACGCTGGACACGCAGCACCGTGAGGTGACCCGCGGCGGCCAGCACATCTCCTTGACCCGGACCGAGTTCGCGCTGCTGCAGGTGTTCATGGAGAACCCGCGCCGCGTGATGGAGCGCAACACGCTCCTCAACGAGGTGTGGGGCTTTGAGTTCCCGACGACGGCGAACTCGCTCGAGGTCTACATCGGCTACCTCCGACGCAAGACCGAGGCCGGAGGACGGCCGCGGCTGATCCACACAGTGCGTGGCATCGGCTACGTCCTGCGTGAAACTCCCCCGTGA